One Triticum dicoccoides isolate Atlit2015 ecotype Zavitan chromosome 5B, WEW_v2.0, whole genome shotgun sequence genomic window carries:
- the LOC119307676 gene encoding translation initiation factor eIF-2B subunit epsilon-like, with product MSQKKSRGGAAAREDADELSRSPLQAVLLADSFTLKFRPITLERPKVLLPLVNVPMIDYTLSWLETEGVEEVFVFCCAHAQQVKEHLEEAGWTGKPAAREMAVMAVESHDAISAGDALRVMYGRGLINGDFVLISGDTISNMSLKEVLQEHKDRRKKDPLAVMTMIIKHSKPSILTHQTRLGNDEIVMALASETKELLYYEDRADSSHLCVTIDKDILANNPTLQLHNNMEDCYIDICSPDVLSLFTDNFDYQHLRRHFVKGLLVDDIMGYKIYTHEIHSSYAARIDNFRSYDAVSKDIIQRWTYPMVPDVLSFGNCHEMKLHRQGIYKASDVTSSHSAQIGANSVIGNATSIGEQCKISNSVIGEGCSIGKNVLIHGSYIWDNVIIEDGCKVSNSLVCDDVHLRAGAIVEPGCILSFKIKVGKNVVVPAYSKVSLLDKPSNEDSDEELEYADTNSGVTDSAPFSSTRSNANHPTIVSEDDDLGASETGTSGVLGYIWASGDAGIQEEWRQSIAPIPKEKLQELQHAVSVDGDVGSEEDLNNCPSEADRDNDSEISVIEDDDYTKFEKEVEETFQRAVDGVHQDNLILEINALRLSYSLQHADCAGAVFYSIMRAALVAAQSTNDSLLKSTADALTKWKDLLRNYTKTVDEEMEILLKFEEMCQEMTKEFSPLFSKILPYLYDKEIVSEDAILRWAEEKENADEPDKVFVKQSDVFIQWLKEAEEEDEDDEEE from the exons atgtCTCAGAAGAAGTCGCGCGGCGGAGCCGCCGCCCGAGAAGATGCCGATGAGCTCTCGCGCTCGCCCCTCCAGGCCGTCCTCCTCGCCGACAGCTTCACGCTCAAGTTCCGCCCCATCACCCTCGAGCGCCCCAAG GTGCTTCTGCCGCTGGTGAACGTGCCCATGATCGACTACACGCTGTCCTGGTTGGAGACCGAGGGCGTTGAGGAGGTCTTCGTCTTCTGCTGTGCGCACGCGCAGCAGGTCAAGGAGCACCTGGAGGAGGCGGGCTGGACTGGGAAGCCCGCGGCCCGGGAGATGGCCGTCATGGCCGTCGAGTCGCATGATGCGATCAGCGCAGGCGACGCTCTCCGCGTCATGTATGGCCGTGGCCTT ATAAATGGTGATTTTGTTCTCATCAGCGGTGATACAATCAGCAACATGAGCTTAAAAGAGGTTCTCCAGGAACACAAGGACAGAAGGAAAAAGGACCCACTTGCTGTTATGACTATGATTATAAAGCATTCAAAACCTTCAATCCTGACGCACCAGACACGTTTGGGCAATGATGAAATTGTTATGGCGCTAGCATCTGAGACAAAGGAGCTACTTTATTATGAGGATAGGGCAGATAGCTCACACCTGTGCGTGACAATTGATAAGGATATACTGGCCAATAATCCTACTCTCCAGCTGCATAATAACATGGAG GATTGCTATATTGATATCTGCTCGCCAGATGTCCTTAGTCTTTTTACCGATAACTTTGACTATCAACATCTCCGGCGTCATTTTGTGAAGGGTTTACTTGTTGACGAT ATTATGGGATACAAAATCTATACTCATGAAATACACTCCAGCTATGCTGCAAGAATAGATAATTTCAGGAGTTATGATGCCGTGAGCAAAGATATAATACAAAGATGGACATACCCTATGGTGCCTGATGTGTTATCCTTTGGTAACTGCCATGAAATGAAACTTCACCGCCAAGGAATTTACAAGGCATCAG ATGTAACATCGTCGCATTCTGCACAAATTGGTGCGAATTCTGTTATTGGCAATGCAACAAGTATTGGAGAGCAGTGCAAGATATCGAATTCGGTAATTGGGGAAGGTTGCAGTATTGGGAAAAACGTTCTCATTCACGGTTCCTATATATGGGATAATGTCATAATTGAAGATGGATGCAAAGTGAGTAACTCCTTAGTCTGCGATGATGTGCATCTAAGGGCAGGGGCAATTGTTGAGCCTGGCTGCATATTGTCGTTTAAG ATTAAAGTTGGAAAGAATGTTGTTGTTCCTGCCTATTCAAAAGTGTCACTACTTGATAAGCCTTCAAATGAAGATAGTGATGAGGAACTTGAGTATGCTGACACCAATTCTGGAGTTACAGATAGTGCAC CCTTTTCCAGCACGAGGAGTAATGCCAACCACCCTACCATCGTATCCGAAGATGATGACTTAGGGGCATCTGAG acTGGTACCTCTGGTGTCCTTGGTTACATATGGGCAAGTGGTGATGCTGGAATTCAGGAGGAGTGGAGACAATCAATTGCTCCAATTCCTAAAGAAAAACTTCAAGAGTTGCAGCATGCAGTTTCTGTTGACGGTGATGTTGGATCGGAAGAAGACTTGAACAACTGTCCATCTGAAGCAGACCGTGACAATGATTCTGAGATTAGTGTGATTGAGGATGATGATTATACTAAGTTTGAGAAAGAG GTCGAAGAGACTTTCCAACGGGCAGTTGATGGGGTTCATCAAGATAATTTGATACTAGAAATCAACGCGCTCAG GTTGTCTTATAGCCTTCAACACGCAGATTGTGCTGGAGCAGTTTTCTATTCGATAATGAGGGCTGCATTAGTTGCTGCACAATCCACTAACG ataGTCTTCTAAAGTCAACTGCGGACGCACTTACCAAGTGGAAGGATCTTTTACGCAATTACACCAAGACAGTTGATGAGGAG ATGGAAATACTATTGAAATTCGAGGAAATGTGTCAAGAGATGACAAAAGAATTTTCTCCACTGTTTTCAAAG ATCTTGCCTTACCTCTATGATAAGGAGATAGTTAGTGAAGACGCAATTTTGAGATGGGCGGAAGAAAAAGAAAATGctgatgagccggataaagttTTCGTTAAACAGTCTGATGTTTTTATTCAG TGGCTCAAGGAagctgaagaggaagatgaagatgacgaagaagaGTAG
- the LOC119307675 gene encoding uncharacterized protein LOC119307675 yields the protein MAEEVIKQAITSTTPASAESKKEDFPVNTTENTDGNSLPAFLRRKEKPIPHYQRASTGSCHDNCKLGIHHSSESKKYSPVRGWRQDRTNARNGTQDLAVVILQGDKARKKSQTLKISHVKDGAAPAKPEFTKQKPSLKGVPGRLERSPCAELLSDEVSGTVVAGNQPDCAKCLIISLDDLSSCGDGQLSEGAVSIELDMPLAIQDRDESDDHSTNHSANDSVSSVNMTKQTVMATEKHKQDKDVTKPQSFSQESVKPNRKARSTITRNTMPKQKSEITSHEKAAGTSAGSADGPRTTAKKADPSVPNKFNKERKLNSIVTSTLPRVKKIKAPSPASVMDSCAKPATNEHAPSPSPPSGKETERKITLNNVAKNAQLWQNKGEEKVTLSPLKLSRSTVRAVRKETSASPVKSKKFYGIESFSGCKDKITKTASPKTRKPDVNNKERQSRKENGAIARTEIAGRPKITSTPSGVIMKSPRMLRFRRGKVLNLGSNSDNSTPRRVQFRPADATDDGNGSKYPARRRITKNNEAKASAASKDSGASRAEVVVLRHQGANDKKKSEPRLFNNVIKETASRLVEARRSKVKALVGAFETVISLQGIKQGRPSIS from the exons ATGGCCGAGGAGGTAATCAAACAGGCTATCACTTCAACAACTCCTGCATCGGCTGAGTCGAAGAAAGAAGATTTCCCGGTAAATACCACTGAAAATACAGATGGCAACAGTTTGCCAGCCTTTCTGAGGAGGAAAGAGAAGCCAATCCCACATTACCAGAGAGCATCCACTGGCTCATGCCATGACAACTGCAAACTTGGTATTCATCATTCTTCCGAGTCTAAGAAATACTCGCCTGTTCGTGGCTGGCGTCAGGACCGCACGAACGCCAGGAATGGAACACAGGACCTGGCTGTAGTCATCCTACAAGGAGACAAAGCAAGAAAGAAGAGTCAGACGCTGAAGATTTCTCATGTAAAAGATGGCGCTGCTCCTGCTAAGCCTGAATTTACCAAGCAGAAGCCATCACTGAAAGGAGTACCTGGTCGTCTTGAAAGGTCTCCATGTGCAGAGTTGTTATCAGATGAAGTATCTGGAACTGTTGTGGCTGGAAACCAGCCAGATTGTGCGAAGTGCCTCATCATCTCACTTGATGACTTGTCGAGCTGTGGAGATGGACAATTGTCAGAAGGAGCTGTAAGCATTGAGCTGGATATGCCGTTGGCCATCCAGGACAGGGATGAGTCTGACGATCATAGTACGAATCATTCCGCAAATGACTCTGTAAGTTCAGTGAACATGACTAAGCAGACTGTGATGGCAACAGAGAAGCACAAACAAGATAAGGACGTGACTAAACCACAGAGCTTTTCCCAGGAGTCTGTGAAACCAAACAGGAAAGCAAGGTCGACTATAACCAGAAACACCATGCCAAAGCAGAAGAGCGAAATAACATCGCATGAGAAGGCTGCAGGTACATCAGCTGGAAGCGCCGATGGGCCAAGGACAACGGCCAAAAAGGCAGATCCTAGCGTTCCTAACAAGTTCAACAAGGAGAGGAAACTTAACTCCATTGTCACATCAACTCTTCCAAGAGTGAAGAAAATCAAAGCGCCATCACCAGCTAGCGTGATGGATTCGTGTGCCAAACCTGCTACAAATGAACATGCTCCATCTCCATCACCTCCTTCAGGGAAGGAGACTGAAAGAAAGATTACACTTAATAATGTTGCCAAGAATGCTCAACTTTGGCAAAAcaagggagaagaaaaggttacatTGAGTCCACTGAAGCTGTCTCGTTCTACGGTGAGAGCAGTCAGGAAAGAAACTTCTGCTTCCCCAGTGAAGAGTAAGAAGTTTTATGGGATAGAAAGTTTTTCTGGGTGCAAGGATAAAATAACGAAGACAGCTTCGCCAAAAACACGAAAACCAGACGTTAACAACAAAGAGAGACAATCTCGCAAAG AAAATGGGGCTATTGCAAGAACTGAAATTGCAGGAAGACCAAAGATAACATCCACGCCCTCAGGCGTCATCATGAAGTCGCCTCGCATGCTGAGGTTTCGCCGTGGCAAGGTGCTGAACCTTGGCAGCAACTCTGACAACAGCACTCCCAGACGAGTACAGTTCAGGCCTGCAGATGCTACAGATGACGGCAACGGAAGCAAGTATCCTGCCAGACGCAGAATCACCAAGAACAATGAAGCTAAAGCCTCTGCTGCATCAAAAGATTCAGGTGCTTCAAGAGCTGAAGTTGTTGTCCTGAGGCATCAGGGTGCCAATGACAAAAAGAAGAGCGAGCCGCGATTATtcaacaatgtgatcaaggagaccGCGAGCAGGCTCGTCGAGGCGAGGAGGAGCAAAGTGAAGGCCCTCGTTGGCGCTTTCGAGACAGTGATCTCGCTTCAAGGTATAAAGCAAGGCAGACCCAGCATTTCCTGA